From a single Solanum dulcamara chromosome 4, daSolDulc1.2, whole genome shotgun sequence genomic region:
- the LOC129886018 gene encoding uncharacterized protein LOC129886018 isoform X2, translating into MDDRWFDFRPDMRMRDKRQQEMEEADEASVLEDLAEDFRLPINHRPTENVDLENVEQASLDTQLTSSNIGFRLLQKMGWKGKGLGKNEQGITEPIKSGMRDPKLGIGKQEEDDFFTAEENIQRRKLDIELEETEELAKKREVLAEREHKIETDVKEIRKTFFCELCNKQYKLAMEFEAHLSSYDHNHRKRFKEMREMHGSSRDDRQKREQHRQEREMAKFAQMAANKKQQEQQTPEEEGNIPAPSMVRIATALADQDQRKTLKFGFSAKGGSSKVSGE; encoded by the exons ATGGATGATAGATGGTTCGATTTTAGGCCAGACATGCGCATGAGAGATAAACGCCAGCAAGAAATGGAAGAG GCTGATGAGGCTTCTGTTCTAGAGGATCTCGCTGAAGATTTTCGCCTTCCTATTAATCATAGACCAACGGAAAACGTAGACCTGGAAAATGTGGAGCAAGCATCTTTAGATACGCAGTTGACATCCTCTAACATTGGATTCAGGCTTCTTCAGAAGATGGGTTGGAAAGGGAAGGGTCTTGGGAAAAATGAGCAAG GAATTACTGAGCCAATAAAATCAGGTATGCGAGACCCAAAGTTGGGGATCGGAAAGCAAGAGGAAGATGATTTTTTTACAGCAGAAGAAAATATTCAAAGACGTAAGCTTGATATTGAACTTGAGGAGACTGAGGAACTTGCCAAAAAACGGGAG GTTTTAGCAGAACGCGAGCACAAAATTGAAACGGACGTGAAGGAAATACGCAAGACTTTCTTTTGTGAGCTGTGCAACAAGCAATATAAATTAGCAATGGAGTTTGAAGCTCACCTAAGTTCATATGATCATAATCACAGGAAG CGCTTCaaggaaatgagagaaatgCATGGAAGTAGCCGGGACGATAGGCAGAAAAGAGAACAGCACCGTCAAGAGAGGGAGATGGCAAAATTCGCCCAAAT GGCTGCCAATAAGAAGCAGCAAGAACAGCAAACACCGGAGGAAGAAGGAAATATTCCAGCACCTTCCATGGTTAGAATTGCAACTGCTCTTGCAGATCAAGATCAGAGGAAGACTTTGAAGTTCGGATTTTCTGCGAAAGGAGGCTCGTCAAAG gTCTCTGGGGAATGA
- the LOC129886018 gene encoding uncharacterized protein LOC129886018 isoform X1 produces the protein MDDRWFDFRPDMRMRDKRQQEMEEADEASVLEDLAEDFRLPINHRPTENVDLENVEQASLDTQLTSSNIGFRLLQKMGWKGKGLGKNEQGITEPIKSGMRDPKLGIGKQEEDDFFTAEENIQRRKLDIELEETEELAKKREVLAEREHKIETDVKEIRKTFFCELCNKQYKLAMEFEAHLSSYDHNHRKRFKEMREMHGSSRDDRQKREQHRQEREMAKFAQMAANKKQQEQQTPEEEGNIPAPSMVRIATALADQDQRKTLKFGFSAKGGSSKVTTLVNKSVKKPKVTVASVFGNESDEE, from the exons ATGGATGATAGATGGTTCGATTTTAGGCCAGACATGCGCATGAGAGATAAACGCCAGCAAGAAATGGAAGAG GCTGATGAGGCTTCTGTTCTAGAGGATCTCGCTGAAGATTTTCGCCTTCCTATTAATCATAGACCAACGGAAAACGTAGACCTGGAAAATGTGGAGCAAGCATCTTTAGATACGCAGTTGACATCCTCTAACATTGGATTCAGGCTTCTTCAGAAGATGGGTTGGAAAGGGAAGGGTCTTGGGAAAAATGAGCAAG GAATTACTGAGCCAATAAAATCAGGTATGCGAGACCCAAAGTTGGGGATCGGAAAGCAAGAGGAAGATGATTTTTTTACAGCAGAAGAAAATATTCAAAGACGTAAGCTTGATATTGAACTTGAGGAGACTGAGGAACTTGCCAAAAAACGGGAG GTTTTAGCAGAACGCGAGCACAAAATTGAAACGGACGTGAAGGAAATACGCAAGACTTTCTTTTGTGAGCTGTGCAACAAGCAATATAAATTAGCAATGGAGTTTGAAGCTCACCTAAGTTCATATGATCATAATCACAGGAAG CGCTTCaaggaaatgagagaaatgCATGGAAGTAGCCGGGACGATAGGCAGAAAAGAGAACAGCACCGTCAAGAGAGGGAGATGGCAAAATTCGCCCAAAT GGCTGCCAATAAGAAGCAGCAAGAACAGCAAACACCGGAGGAAGAAGGAAATATTCCAGCACCTTCCATGGTTAGAATTGCAACTGCTCTTGCAGATCAAGATCAGAGGAAGACTTTGAAGTTCGGATTTTCTGCGAAAGGAGGCTCGTCAAAG GTAACGACCTTGGTTAACAAATCTGTGAAGAAGCCAAAAGTAACTGTTGCATCTGTCTTCGGCAATGAAAGTGACGAGGAGTAA
- the LOC129886019 gene encoding cyprosin-like isoform X2: MEKKHFCASLLLLAIACSALPASSGNLFRIGLKKHHVDVNSIKAARVAKLQDRYGKHVNGIEKKSGDSDIDIVPLKNYLDAQYYGEIGIGSPPQKFKVIFDTGSSNLWVPSSKCYFSIACWFHSKYKASKSSTYTRDGESCAIRYGTGSISGHFSVDNVQVGDLVVKDQVFIEATREPSITFIIAKFDGILGLGFQEISVGNATPVWYNMVGQGLVKEPVFSFWFNRDANANEGGELVFGGVDPKHFKGDHTYVPLTQKGYWQFNMGDFLIGNTSTGYCAGGCAAIVDSGTSLLAGPTTIVTQLNHAIGAEGIVSMECKTIVSQYGEMIWDLLVSGVRPDQVCSQAGLCYLDGAQHVSSNIRTVVERKTEGSSVGEAPLCTACEMAVVWMQNQLKQEGTKESVLEYVNQLCEKLPSPMGESVIDCNSLSSMPNITFTIKDEAFVLTPEQYILKTGEGIATICVSGFAALDVPPPRGPLWILGDVFMGPYHTVFDYGKSQVGFAEAA, translated from the exons ATGGAAAAGAAGCATTTCTGtgcttctcttcttttattaGCCATTGCTTGCTCTGCACTTCCTGCTTCTTCTGGTAATTTGTTTAGAATTGGTTTGAAGAAGCACCACGTGGACGTTAATAGCATAAAAGCTGCAAGAGTAGCCAAACTACAAGATAGATATGGGAAGCATGTGAATGGCATAGAAAAGAAATCGGGTGACTCAGATATCGATATAGTCCCCTTAAAGAACTACTTAGATGCCCAATACTATGGAGAGATTGGTATTGGTTCACCTCCTCAGAAATTCAAAGTTATCTTTGATACAGGGAGTTCTAACCTCTGGGTTCCATCATCAAAATGCTATTTTTCT ATTGCATGCTGGTTTCACTCCAAGTACAAGGCGAGCAAATCCAGTACATATACAAGAGATG GGGAATCTTGTGCAATCCGTTATGGAACTGGATCAATCTCTGGCCATTTCAGTGTAGACAATGTTCAAGTTGGTGATCTTGTAGTTAAAGATCAG GTGTTTATTGAGGCGACACGAGAACCAAGTATTACATTTATAATTGCGAAGTTTGATGGTATACTAGGACTTGGTTTCCAGGAAATTTCTGTTGGAAATGCTACACCTGTCTG GTACAATATGGTGGGGCAAGGTCTTGTTAAAGAGCCCGTCTTCTCTTTCTGGTTTAACCGTGATGCAAATGCAAACGAGGGAGGTGAACTTGTTTTTGGTGGAGTTGATCCAAAGCACTTCAAGGGTGATCATACTTATGTTCCGTTGACTCAGAAGGGCTACTGGCAG TTTAATATGGGAGATTTTCTTATCGGGAACACATCAACTG GTTATTGTGCAGGTGGTTGTGCTGCTATTGTGGATTCTGGAACATCATTGCTTGCTGGTCCAACA ACTATTGTGACACAACTCAACCATGCCATTGGAGCAGAAGGAATAGTTAGCATGGAATGTAAAACTATTGTTTCACAGTATGGAGAGATGATCTGGGACTTACTTGTATCAGGG GTAAGACCTGATCAAGTTTGTTCACAAGCAGGTTTATGTTATCTTGATGGAGCTCAGCATGTGAG CTCTAATATCAGAACTGTAGTTGAAAGGAAAACTGAAGGAAGTTCTGTTGGTGAAGCACCATTGTGCACTGCCTGTGAAATGGCAGTTGTTTGGATGCAGAACCAGCTCAAACAAGAGGGGACAAAAGAGAGTGTGTTAGAGTATGTGAATCAG CTTTGTGAGAAACTACCAAGTCCAATGGGAGAATCCGTAATCGACTGCAACAGCCTCTCATCCATGCCAAATATTACATTCACTATCAAAGATGAAGCTTTTGTGCTCACTCCAGAACAG TATATTCTTAAAACTGGTGAAGGGATTGCTACAATTTGTGTCAGTGGATTTGCTGCTCTGGATGTGCCACCACCTCGTGGTCCTCTTTG GATTCTTGGAGATGTATTCATGGGGCCGTATCACACTGTGTTTGACTATGGTAAATCCCAAGTGGGTTTTGCTGAAGCTGCATAA
- the LOC129886019 gene encoding cyprosin-like isoform X1 has translation MISWHSANMEKKHFCASLLLLAIACSALPASSGNLFRIGLKKHHVDVNSIKAARVAKLQDRYGKHVNGIEKKSGDSDIDIVPLKNYLDAQYYGEIGIGSPPQKFKVIFDTGSSNLWVPSSKCYFSIACWFHSKYKASKSSTYTRDGESCAIRYGTGSISGHFSVDNVQVGDLVVKDQVFIEATREPSITFIIAKFDGILGLGFQEISVGNATPVWYNMVGQGLVKEPVFSFWFNRDANANEGGELVFGGVDPKHFKGDHTYVPLTQKGYWQFNMGDFLIGNTSTGYCAGGCAAIVDSGTSLLAGPTTIVTQLNHAIGAEGIVSMECKTIVSQYGEMIWDLLVSGVRPDQVCSQAGLCYLDGAQHVSSNIRTVVERKTEGSSVGEAPLCTACEMAVVWMQNQLKQEGTKESVLEYVNQLCEKLPSPMGESVIDCNSLSSMPNITFTIKDEAFVLTPEQYILKTGEGIATICVSGFAALDVPPPRGPLWILGDVFMGPYHTVFDYGKSQVGFAEAA, from the exons GCACTCTGCAAACATGGAAAAGAAGCATTTCTGtgcttctcttcttttattaGCCATTGCTTGCTCTGCACTTCCTGCTTCTTCTGGTAATTTGTTTAGAATTGGTTTGAAGAAGCACCACGTGGACGTTAATAGCATAAAAGCTGCAAGAGTAGCCAAACTACAAGATAGATATGGGAAGCATGTGAATGGCATAGAAAAGAAATCGGGTGACTCAGATATCGATATAGTCCCCTTAAAGAACTACTTAGATGCCCAATACTATGGAGAGATTGGTATTGGTTCACCTCCTCAGAAATTCAAAGTTATCTTTGATACAGGGAGTTCTAACCTCTGGGTTCCATCATCAAAATGCTATTTTTCT ATTGCATGCTGGTTTCACTCCAAGTACAAGGCGAGCAAATCCAGTACATATACAAGAGATG GGGAATCTTGTGCAATCCGTTATGGAACTGGATCAATCTCTGGCCATTTCAGTGTAGACAATGTTCAAGTTGGTGATCTTGTAGTTAAAGATCAG GTGTTTATTGAGGCGACACGAGAACCAAGTATTACATTTATAATTGCGAAGTTTGATGGTATACTAGGACTTGGTTTCCAGGAAATTTCTGTTGGAAATGCTACACCTGTCTG GTACAATATGGTGGGGCAAGGTCTTGTTAAAGAGCCCGTCTTCTCTTTCTGGTTTAACCGTGATGCAAATGCAAACGAGGGAGGTGAACTTGTTTTTGGTGGAGTTGATCCAAAGCACTTCAAGGGTGATCATACTTATGTTCCGTTGACTCAGAAGGGCTACTGGCAG TTTAATATGGGAGATTTTCTTATCGGGAACACATCAACTG GTTATTGTGCAGGTGGTTGTGCTGCTATTGTGGATTCTGGAACATCATTGCTTGCTGGTCCAACA ACTATTGTGACACAACTCAACCATGCCATTGGAGCAGAAGGAATAGTTAGCATGGAATGTAAAACTATTGTTTCACAGTATGGAGAGATGATCTGGGACTTACTTGTATCAGGG GTAAGACCTGATCAAGTTTGTTCACAAGCAGGTTTATGTTATCTTGATGGAGCTCAGCATGTGAG CTCTAATATCAGAACTGTAGTTGAAAGGAAAACTGAAGGAAGTTCTGTTGGTGAAGCACCATTGTGCACTGCCTGTGAAATGGCAGTTGTTTGGATGCAGAACCAGCTCAAACAAGAGGGGACAAAAGAGAGTGTGTTAGAGTATGTGAATCAG CTTTGTGAGAAACTACCAAGTCCAATGGGAGAATCCGTAATCGACTGCAACAGCCTCTCATCCATGCCAAATATTACATTCACTATCAAAGATGAAGCTTTTGTGCTCACTCCAGAACAG TATATTCTTAAAACTGGTGAAGGGATTGCTACAATTTGTGTCAGTGGATTTGCTGCTCTGGATGTGCCACCACCTCGTGGTCCTCTTTG GATTCTTGGAGATGTATTCATGGGGCCGTATCACACTGTGTTTGACTATGGTAAATCCCAAGTGGGTTTTGCTGAAGCTGCATAA